In the Chroococcidiopsis sp. SAG 2025 genome, one interval contains:
- a CDS encoding glycosyltransferase family 4 protein produces MDRSHNFRIAWLLPVAWFYWQPALCQFTQIFPQTKVFTGLFPGFARGFDNSFVVEVVGKFHVLETARETTGYGSNFTYLSPSIIFHLLRLRPHVIFSSSFGVWTILALLLKPLCWWRVIIAYEGSSPGVDYRNSALRLLVRRLMVKFADACITNSQAGKAYLVDILNAKDSRVFVQPYEIPDTKTLVIQENIDLDNSQLQRPIFLFVGHIIPRKGLQILLEACKILQRQGYREYTLQVVGNGPQHEELGKFAQEHHLTDCIQWVGRVDYNLISTYFRNADVFVLPTLEDTWGVVVLEAMLLGKPVLCSTGAGTAELIVNGENGYVFDPNQPEKLAELMRQFIDRPTAIEDMGKKAQQIMSQYTPEAASKCLAQVTNLVLNN; encoded by the coding sequence GTGGATCGTAGTCATAATTTTCGGATTGCGTGGTTGCTGCCTGTTGCATGGTTTTATTGGCAGCCAGCGCTCTGTCAATTTACACAGATATTTCCTCAAACGAAAGTATTTACCGGACTTTTTCCTGGTTTTGCACGAGGATTTGACAACTCATTTGTAGTAGAAGTTGTCGGCAAATTTCATGTGCTAGAAACGGCGCGAGAGACGACAGGCTACGGCTCTAATTTCACATATCTGTCTCCCAGTATTATTTTCCACTTGCTTCGGCTTAGACCTCATGTCATATTTTCTAGTTCTTTTGGCGTTTGGACAATTCTGGCGCTCCTATTAAAACCGCTTTGTTGGTGGCGAGTCATCATTGCCTATGAAGGTAGTTCGCCTGGTGTAGACTATCGCAATTCAGCATTACGTTTATTAGTTCGGAGACTAATGGTAAAGTTTGCCGATGCTTGCATTACCAACAGTCAAGCTGGAAAAGCCTATCTAGTAGATATTCTTAACGCTAAAGACAGCCGCGTTTTCGTTCAGCCTTACGAAATTCCCGATACCAAAACTTTAGTAATTCAAGAAAATATTGATTTAGATAATTCTCAACTCCAGCGACCAATTTTTCTTTTCGTCGGACATATTATTCCCAGAAAAGGTTTGCAGATATTGCTAGAAGCCTGCAAGATTCTTCAGCGACAAGGTTATCGAGAATACACATTACAAGTTGTAGGCAATGGACCGCAACACGAAGAACTAGGAAAATTCGCTCAAGAGCATCATCTGACTGATTGCATACAGTGGGTAGGTAGAGTAGATTACAACCTTATCAGTACATATTTTCGCAATGCAGATGTCTTCGTTCTACCGACTCTAGAAGATACATGGGGCGTAGTGGTACTAGAGGCAATGTTACTAGGTAAACCAGTTTTATGTTCTACAGGTGCGGGAACGGCAGAACTAATAGTGAATGGTGAGAATGGCTATGTATTTGACCCTAATCAGCCAGAAAAGCTAGCCGAACTCATGCGCCAGTTCATCGATCGCCCAACTGCGATCGAAGACATGGGTAAAAAAGCGCAACAAATTATGTCTCAATATACCCCAGAAGCAGCATCAAAATGCCTAGCTCAGGTGACAAACCTAGTTTTAAATAATTGA
- a CDS encoding ElyC/SanA/YdcF family protein, which yields MAAKKRSQFKLLNITLIRRQEIWLPTVWGWLFPILLTLTLLTVSISNLPSFLAVNQPVNAEVLVVEGWLPDYAVKEALARFKRGSYRQIVTTGIPIERGCYLAEYKNYAELAAATLKTLGLESEKIVSVPTPEVRKDRTYASAIAFKQWLEKTNTPIKSIDLLTLDLHARRSWLLYRQALASTNTKVGIIAMPPIDYDPKYWWRYSAGVRKTINELVAYIYARFINWNT from the coding sequence ATGGCTGCTAAAAAGCGATCGCAATTCAAACTACTAAATATCACTCTCATTCGACGACAAGAAATATGGCTACCTACGGTGTGGGGATGGTTATTTCCGATCTTATTGACTCTAACTTTATTAACTGTCAGTATTAGTAACTTACCTTCATTTCTAGCTGTTAATCAACCAGTTAACGCTGAAGTTTTGGTCGTTGAAGGCTGGCTACCAGATTATGCAGTTAAAGAGGCACTAGCTAGATTTAAACGCGGCTCCTATCGCCAGATCGTGACTACAGGTATTCCCATCGAAAGAGGATGCTATTTGGCTGAATATAAAAATTATGCCGAGCTAGCGGCAGCAACCTTAAAAACGTTAGGATTAGAGTCAGAAAAAATCGTTTCTGTTCCGACCCCAGAAGTACGTAAAGACCGAACTTATGCTTCTGCTATTGCTTTTAAACAGTGGTTGGAAAAGACAAATACACCAATAAAATCGATTGATTTACTAACACTCGATTTACATGCTAGAAGAAGCTGGCTGCTGTATCGTCAAGCACTAGCTTCAACAAATACTAAAGTTGGTATTATTGCCATGCCACCCATCGATTACGATCCGAAATACTGGTGGCGCTACAGTGCAGGCGTGCGGAAAACGATTAACGAGTTAGTTGCATATATTTACGCGCGTTTTATTAACTGGAACACCTAA